TTTTGTGAGCTTCTATGAGCCAAATGGTTATGTTGACGGTTAGTAAGAGTAAAGAAAACCTCTCTGATGATTTAGGCCACAAACTTGTCGTCATCAAGAAAGCCGCCTTCTAGTTATTTCTATTGTGTTCATTGATTTCTTCTCCatagtaattaaaatatgtagtAGATTTATATCAAgttgtacaaaaaaaataacgtTCATTAATGATCATATATAAAGATTagatttaaaaaggaaaaaaaaaaagaagaaagaagaaagaagaaatatgtAAGACATTAGccaaaagtttttaaaaagtatactGCCAAACAAGTTGTTTTCAAAAGCGAAATAGGTATTTTCAACtactcttaaattaataaagaataattatgattaaaaCTTTGTACCTTTCCTGCACCGGAACAATTGAGACATCTTTGGGTTTTGGGCATTCGTAAAGGGCGGCTAGAAGAAGCAGATAGTGAGATGGGGTCAGCACTTAAGCAGACGCCACTGGAAGAACATCGAGCACAAGCCAAATACCCTGTCcataataaataagattatGAAGGGATGGTTAGAAACTTTTAAGCTGAAGGAAAACAATATGAAATTGGTTAACATACAAAATTAACTTTGCCTATTTGATttccaaactttaaaaaaggTCTAATATATCCTCAAACCTCAAACTTTCACCATCTAATAGATCATTGatcttttaagtttgtttATCAAGCTTGTTgacaaattcaatattttttagaattcaCATATCTCCAAGATAAAATTAGATGTGGGTCtgattaaacataaaatttaaatctatatcTGATagactaatttttttataaaaaaattgaatgtgtTGATAACCTAGTAAACACAATAGTGAAAGTTGAAGAGCctattagatattttaaaagttcaatgaTTAATTAGACACAAAATTGCAAATGCAGGCTCAAAAACCTATTAGGCATTTTTGAAAGCTAGAGATCAAGTAGACATGAACcacaaagttaaaaattaaactaattaaactaaaatattatggttaaaactttgaaggttgttcaattttaatccccATAATTTCACTTGTCCAATTTCAACTCTGGTACGTTCCatgaatcttaaatttagtccctcaaagttaaattttagccaaatttaataaataataactaatagAAATTTTAATGCATCGAAATATAGtatgtgaatatattttaaacatatgTTATACGTTacaaaaatctttaaaagaaaaaaactcgtGTTgtgaactaaatttaaatatttatgaaagaatagggattaaaattgaacaaccaaaatgatattttaaccgAACTTTAAACTGGGACgaacataaatataaacttgGATATAAGATCTTTAAATTGAATTGAGAATGTGATTTTATCATACCACATGAGAATGACaaacattcaatttcaaaagttcaaaactaaACTATGAATTGGGCAGCAAagctaatatatatagaatcaCTTTAAATTAGCACGTACCAGTTCCATGACAATATTTacacctttttttctcttgttgCTCAACATTGTTGGCTTCAATTAACATCAAGGCCGAGATGACACCTACCGCTCCACCTGAAAATGACGCCACTATGGGATCCACTTGACTGTATTTGAGAttcaaaaagagagaaattgaagCAAACACGAGAGACAAACGTTGAATTAGCAACagaattcaaatttggaaAGAAGTTGGGTTTCATGAAATACCTTAATTGCATAGGCAAATGCATGTTGCGGATGAAATCTTCGTACGAAGTGCCACCTAATCCCAATTTTAGCTCCAGCTGCCATGGGAAGGATTTTTTCACCAACATTTAGATGGTCGGAGGCTCGGAGCCATAAATAGATAACCAATATGAAATGTAGAAATTTATTGAGCATGATCATCAAGACTTCAATAAGTAAGTTATgcttaattgaaaaaaaggaatttcATCACCATCATTCAGAATCCATATCCTTCCTTATTCTCCGAAGCAGTCAGAAGCAGTAATCggtaaatattaaatatattcgATCCAACTTATAGCTCACATGGTAAAGCATATAAAATCTGATAAATATTCACTCTCAAGTCCCATATATGAAGAGTTCCTAATATAAGATATTAAGATACCTTATACTTGATCAAAATCATGTTCTATTATGATTCATATTCTCACGAATCTTAAAAAGGAGCCATCGTCATCTAAGTATATGTTTTATgacacaaataaaatatctctATTATTCTCAAGCTCAAAGATTGCATCCAATGAGGAAAATATTTTCTGGTAGAGTTTTGATATAAAGCTCAAGAAACTACTATTCTCATAAGAATACCAAAAGCATCCATAAAACTAATAATCGCAGTTAATAAATCATGCTgctttttaaattcaagaaaaacatttttgtttctgttaTTAAGTTTCCGCTCTTCATTAACTTTTTGGGGTGGAGTGGAGAAGCAAAATAAGAAACAGCAACCCACATACAAGGGCAATACACCATCAACAAGTCTAGAACAATCCGCAAGGGCGAAGAACAAGAGCCAAAAGAAGAGGATGTAAGAAATCAACTTACAGTTGGGGCAATAAGGCCaccaaatacaattattccCCATATAACTGACAAGCTGGTTAAATATTGCTGCTTCAATGTCTTAGGTGTCTGCAAaggaagaagggaaaaaatcaCTTTAGTCAAATATGAATAGATAAAACCCACCAATAAGTGACCCCGAGTAACTAAAcacaaaagagagaaacaagaaatacGGTGCATTATATAAGACCTTTTTCGGACTTGGCTGTAACTGAACAGGTGTAAAAAGTTCAGATACAGTTTACCCATCATTAAAGAAAGTGAACAACTGGATaataaacacaattttaaGCTCATATGGGAATATAAAAATGGGTTTCAGTTTTTCCTTCCAAACTATGACTGCAATCATCTAAATGATTTCTGATGGTTTTAAGTAACAGTCAGGCACTAGCCTAGCATTTTTATTAGTGAAGCCATCTGCTGTAGGATGAGAATGTTTATATCAAGTTCTCAATGTAGTAATGATATTGAGCTTCCTGACGCTGGTAGAAAAAACAGCATACAGTGTTTCCTAATGAACGTTGTGCTGCTAGCCATGACTCAACCCTTGACCTACGAGGTCAGGGATTTGAATCTCTCAAACCTCACATTTTTTTgaactcaaaaaagaaaaagaaaataagccAATATGTTGTGCTTATACGATAGATAAATTTGCCACTTACCACGTGGGGAAGAAAAGGAATAGATGATGGAATGTCAGGCATCTCATTCGCCTCTTCAATGTCATTCTCATCGATAGGTTTTAGATTCTTCAAACGTTGTTGAATTCGTAATCTTCTAACCTAACCACCGttcacaaataaaaatttaaaactgaTAATTCTATCCATTAGGTGATAGCTTTACGCACAAATTTCAAGGGAGAAAAAACTGAAGGATCCACTTCCATTTAGAAACCTAACCTCTTccattagaagaaaaattttattacGACGACTCCTTATGTTGTCTTGAATTTCCTGGAATTGCATCTGAACAAAATCCTGAACGGTCTCCGGTCCTTCTATAATACAAAAGTTACTGAAAAGCAGcaacagaaaaataaaatcaataaattccaacacacacacatgaaTTCCATCTACACAGATaccataaaataaatcaaacgAACGCCACAAGTAAACCAGTAGCTTCTTcgtaaaattttcttttcaactctCAGCAAATTCACAACCAATTACACATTTCAGAGTCGCCACCAAACTTCAACTCCTCAACAACTACTAAACCCGAAAAACTAACCTGGAAGTGTTATCACTATCAGAGGGAACTGAAGCCGACGCGCCATCGGACGAAGAAGCGCAGATGCGCGGCGATCGTATGGAAATACTTCTAGAGGATGCATAGATGGACTTGCAGCATCTATAATCGATGGACAAGAAAATTGAAGCTCTGCAATGGCGAGAGGGCTTGAAATGTGAAATTGGGAGGGGAAAATGAGAGGAAGGAGCGAAGATAGAAGGTAGAGACATCGAAAACAGCAAAAGAGAGATAttaagagagaagaaagggaaTTTCGAGGGAGAATTG
This DNA window, taken from Cucumis sativus cultivar 9930 chromosome 6, Cucumber_9930_V3, whole genome shotgun sequence, encodes the following:
- the LOC101214251 gene encoding protein ORANGE-LIKE, chloroplastic — protein: MSLPSIFAPSSHFPLPISHFKPSRHCRASIFLSIDYRCCKSIYASSRSISIRSPRICASSSDGASASVPSDSDNTSSNFCIIEGPETVQDFVQMQFQEIQDNIRSRRNKIFLLMEEVRRLRIQQRLKNLKPIDENDIEEANEMPDIPSSIPFLPHVTPKTLKQQYLTSLSVIWGIIVFGGLIAPTLELKLGLGGTSYEDFIRNMHLPMQLSQVDPIVASFSGGAVGVISALMLIEANNVEQQEKKRCKYCHGTGYLACARCSSSGVCLSADPISLSASSSRPLRMPKTQRCLNCSGAGKVMCPTCLCTGMLMASEHDPRFDPFD